A DNA window from Augochlora pura isolate Apur16 chromosome 9, APUR_v2.2.1, whole genome shotgun sequence contains the following coding sequences:
- the Prp6 gene encoding pre-mRNA processing factor 6, whose translation MAVPSVSLSTRNKKHFLGVPAPLGYVAGVGRGATGFTTRSDIGPARDANDVSDDRHAPPTKRTKKKEEEEEDEEDLNDSNYDEFSGYGGSLFSKDPYDKDDEEADAIYEAIDKRMDEKRKEYREKRLREELERYRQERPKIQQQFSDLKRELVNVSEEEWKNVPEVGDARNRKQRNPRAEKFTPLPDSVLARNLGGETSSSIDPSSGLASMMPGVATPGMLTPTGDLDLRKIGQARNTLMNVKLNQVSDSVEGQTVVDPKGYLTDLQSMIPTYGGDINDIKKARLLLKSVRETNPNHPPAWIASARLEEVTGKVQAARNLIMKGCEVNPTSEDLWLEAARLQPPDTAKAVIAQSVRHIPTSVRIWIKAADLETETKAKRRVYRKALEHIPNSVRLWKAAVELEEPEDARILLSRAVECCPTSVDLWLALARLETYDNARKVLNKARENIPTDRQIWTTAAKLEEANGNKHMVEKIIDRAISSLSANGVEINREHWFKEAMEAEKAGAVHTCQVIVKAIIGFGVEEEDRKHTWMEDAETCAQQGALECARAVYAYALSTFPSKKSIWLRAAYFEKTYGTRESLESLLQRAVAHCPKSEVLWLMGAKSKWLAGDVPAARGILSLAFQANPNSEEIWLAAVKLESENSEYERARRLLAKARASAPTPRVMMKSAKLEWALNNLDAALLLLREALEAFDDFPKLWLMKGQIEEQQGNLDKALDTYNQAIKKCPSSIPLWRLLAQLEHRKSQVTKARSVLEKARLKNPKNAELWLEAIRNELKNGGVRDMANTLMAKALQECPTSGLLWAEAIFMEPRPQRKTKSVDALKKCEHDPHVLLAVSKLFWCEHKISKCRDWFNRTVKIDPDLGDAWAYFYKFELLNGTEEQQEDVKKRCITAEPHHGENWCKVSKNIVNWCLSIDQILILVAKDLPIPI comes from the exons atggCAGTACCATCAGTTTCTTTGtcaacaagaaataaaaagcatTTCTTAGGGGTACCAGCACCCTTGGGATATGTTGCTGGTGTTGGAAGAGG agcTACAGGATTCACAACCAGATCTGATATTGGTCCAGCTCGGGATGCGAATGATGTATC AGACGATCGACATGCTCCACCTACAAAAcgaacaaaaaagaaagaagaggaggaagaagatgaagaagattTAAACGATTCTAATTATGATGAGTTTTCTGGATATGGAGGTTCACTCTTTAGTAAA GATCCGTATGATAAAGATGACGAAGAGGCTGATGCTATATATGAAGCTATTGACAAGCGAATGGATGAAAAGCGCAAAGAGTATAGGGAAAAAAGACTTAGAGAAGAACTAGAGAGATACCGCCAAGAACGTCCTAAAATACAGCAGCAGTTTTCAGATTTAAAGAGGGAATTGGTGAATGTATCCGAGGAAGAATGGAAAAATGTTCCAGAAGTAGGGGATGCCAGAAATAGGAAACAGCGAAATCCGCGAGCTGAGAAATTTACTCCATTGCCAGATTCCGTACTTGCTAGAAATTTAGGAGGTGAAACATCCTCGAGTATCGATCCCTCAAGTGGCCTAGCCTCTATGATGCCTGGTGTGGCAACACCTGGAATGCTAACTCCAACAGGAGATTTAGATTTAAGAAAGATTGGACAGGCCAGAAACACCTTAATGAATGTTAAGCTGAATCAGGTTTCCGATTCCGTCGAGGGACAAACGGTTGTCGATCCGAAGGGATATCTTACCGATTTGCAAAGTATGATTCCGACATACGGCGGCGATATCAA CGACATTAAGAAAGCTAGATTGTTGTTAAAGTCTGTAAGAGAAACAAACCCCAATCATCCTCCAGCATGGATCGCATCTGCCCGTTTAGAAGAGGTTACAGGAAAGGTACAAGCCGCCcgcaatttaataatgaaaggCTGCGAGGTGAATCCAACGTCAGAAGATTTATGGCTGGAAGCGGCCAGACTTCAGCCACCGGATACAGCTAAAGCGGTGATCGCACAATCCGTACGACACATACCTACGTCAGTTAGGATTTGGATAAAAGCGGCTGATTTAGAGACGGAGACGAAAGCGAAAAGGAGAGTGTATCGTAAAGCGCTAGAGCATATTCCGAACTCGGTTAGACTTTGGAAAGCGGCGGTCGAGTTGGAAGAGCCGGAGGATGCTCGCATTTTGCTTAGTCGTGCTGTCGAATGCTGTCCCACCAGTGTAGATTTATGGCTCGCCCTGGCAAGATTGGAAACTTATGATAACGCCAGGAAGGTGCTTAATAAAGCaagagaaaatattccaaCTGATAGACAAATCTGGACTACCGCTGCTAAATTGGAGGAAGCTAATGGAAATAAACATATGGTAGAAAAGATTATAGATCGCGCTATATCTTCTCTGAGCGCCAACGGAGTAGAGATCAACAGGGAACATTGGTTTAAAGAAGCTATGGAAGCTGAAAAAGCCGGCGCAGTGCACACTTGTCAAGTTATTGTTAAAGCGATCATTGGATTTGGAGTAGAAGAGGAAGACAGAAAACACACATGGATGGAAGACGCGGAAACt tgTGCTCAACAAGGTGCGTTGGAATGTGCTAGGGCCGTATATGCCTATGCATTGTCGACTTTCCCTAGTAAAAAGTCAATTTGGCTGCGTGCAGCTTATTTCGAGAAAACATACGGAACGCGAGAATCTCTGGAATCTTTGCTGCAGAGAGCGGTTGCTCACTGTCCAAAGAGCGAAGTGCTTTGGCTGATGGGTGCGAAATCAAAGTGGTTGGCC GGTGATGTACCGGCAGCTAGAGGTATTTTGTCTCTCGCGTTTCAGGCGAATCCGAATTCGGAGGAGATTTGGTTAGCGGCTGTAAAGCTGGAATCTGAAAATTCGGAGTATGAGAGAGCCCGACGATTGTTGGCAAAGGCCAGAGCATCTGCGCCAACTCCTAGAGTAATGATGAAAAGCGCCAAGCTAGAATGGGCTCTGAATAACCTCGACGCAGCCTTGTTGCTTCTGAGAGAAGCACTGGAAGCGTTCGATGATTTCCCTAAGTTGTGGTTAATGAAGGGCCAAATCGAAGAACAACAAGGAAATTTGGATAAAGCATTGGACACGTACAACCAAGCG ATAAAGAAATGCCCAAGTTCTATTCCCCTGTGGCGTTTATTAGCACAGCTAGAGCACAGGAAAAGTCAAGTTACCAAAGCTCGGTCAGTTTTGGAAAAAGCGCGTTTAAAGAATCCAAAGAACGCGGAACTTTGGTTGGAGGCAATTAGAAACGAACTGAAAAACGGCGGCGTGAGGGACATGGCGAACACATTGATGGCGAAAGCTTTACAAGAATGTCCGACCTCGGGCTTACTTTGGGCAGAAGCGATTTTTATGGAGCCGCGGCCACAACGTAAAACCAAAAGCGTAGACGCGTTAAAGAAATGCGAACATGATCCTCACGTGCTTCTCGCGGTTTCCAA ATTGTTTTGGTGCGaacataaaatttcaaagtgtAGGGATTGGTTCAACAGAACAGTGAAGATCGATCCTGATTTGGGAGATGCGTGGGCATACTTTTacaaattcgaattattaaatggcACAGAAGAACAACAGGAGGACGTAAAGAAACGATGCATTACTGCGGAACCCCATCATGGAGAAAATTGGTGTAAAGTATCGAAGAATATAGTAAACTGGTGTTTGAGTATagatcaaattttaatattagtgGCGAAAGATCTCCCAATACCGATATAA
- the LOC144474928 gene encoding cationic amino acid transporter 2 isoform X2, whose amino-acid sequence MRSWKIVDLLKAFGRKKDATPQQDTKLAKCLTTLDLTALGIGSTLGVGVYVLAGSVSKTTAGPAVVISFAIAAIASMFAGLCYAEFGARVPRAGSAYVYSYVTVGEFTAFLIGWTLILEYVIGSASVVRGLSTYVDALFNNTMRNAFESAAPIDVSHLSSYPDFFAFGVTLIFSAALAFGAKESSVANNFFTFVNLLVVLFVIIAGSFKADIGNWKTKPPCTEDSCDYGTGGFAPYGIAGIITGAATCFYGFIGFDCVATTGEEAKEPQKSIPIAIVVSLTVVFLAYFGVATVLTTVLPYYKQNPDAPFPYLFDQIGWSWAKWIVSIGAICGLCASLIGAMFPLPRVIYAMASDGLIFGWMGKVSSRFQTPLMGTLSAGLLTGVLAAIFELTQLVNMMSIGTLLAYSIVATCVLILRYEESEEYEKRGDRDPRTVAFIAKQLINVNGLKHSTKLTSQIVTCLVVCYIILCVCTGVIVSLYGGDIANGKATIITPLAILVIALLTVLIFIYKQPTSGKKLAFSVPLVPFLPALSILINIYLMLMLDKMTWVRFSIWMTIGLGIYFCYGVRHSKMKKQKCQKPTENVVSEDTWNTADVPRLT is encoded by the exons ATGAGGTCGTGGAAAATTGTAGACCTTCTGAAAGCCTTCGGACGGAAGAAGGACGCAACGCCTCAACAGGACACCAAACTAGCGAAGTGTCTGACCACATTGGACTTGACGGCTCTAGGAATCGGTTCAACTCTCGGCGTGGGCGTTTATGTTCTTGCTGGATCGGTTTCGAAGACAACCGCTGGACCTGCCGTGGTAATCTCTTTCGCCATCGCAGCGATCGCTTCCATGTTCGCAG GATTGTGTTACGCTGAATTCGGGGCTCGAGTTCCGCGAGCTGGATCGGCGTACGTGTATAGCTACGTGACCGTAGGAGAGTTTACGGCTTTCCTGATCGGTTGGACACTGATCCTCGAATATGTGATCGGTTCTGCAAGCGTGGTGCGCGGCTTGAGCACCTACGTGGACGCGTTGTTCAACAACACGATGAGGAACGCGTTCGAATCAGCAGCGCCCATCGACGTCAGTCACCTGTCCTCTTATCCAGACTTCTTCGCATTCGGGGTGACACTAATCTTTTCTG CTGCGCTAGCTTTCGGGGCGAAGGAGTCATCTGTGGCAAATAACTTCTTCACCTTCGTGAACCTGCTGGTGGTTTTGTTCGTGATCATCGCTGGGTCATTTAAAG CTGACATAGGCAATTGGAAAACGAAGCCTCCATGCACGGAAGACAGCTGCGATTACGGTACCGGAGGATTCGCGCCTTATGGCATCGCCGGCATAATAACAGGAGCTGCAACATGCTTCTACGGATTCATCGGTTTCGATTGCGTGGCCACTACTGGCGAAGAGGCGAAGGAGCCACAAAAGTCCATTCCGATAGCGATCGTGGTTTCATTGACCGTCGTGTTCTTGGCGTACTTTGGGGTCGCCACGGTCCTCACCACAGTTTTACCGTACTACAAACAGAACCCGGACGCGCCGTTCCCATATCTCTTCGATCAAATCGGCTGGAGCTGGGCGAAATGGATCGTTTCGATCGGTGCCATCTGTGGCCTATGTGCCAG TTTGATAGGTGCCATGTTCCCGCTACCTCGAGTTATCTACGCCATGGCTTCAGACGGTTTGATATTCGGGTGGATGGGCAAGGTAAGCTCGCGGTTTCAGACGCCACTTATGGGCACCCTCTCTGCGGGACTTCTCACAG GTGTATTGGCCGCAATATTCGAACTGACGCAACTGGTCAACATGATGAGCATCGGAACGCTACTCGCCTACTCAATCGTTGCAACTTGCGTGTTAATACTCCG GTATGAAGAAAGCGAAGAATATGAAAAGAGAGGAGATCGTGATCCGAGGACTGTAGCGTTCATCGCCAAGCAACTAATTAACGTTAATGGATTGAAACACTCAACAAAACTGACGTCGCAGATCGTCACGTGCCTAGTCGTTTGCTACA TTATATTGTGTGTCTGCACCGGAGTTATAGTTTCGCTGTATGGTGGAGATATAGCGAATGGAAAAGCCACGATCATTACGCCCCTAGCGATTTTAGTGATCGCTTTGCTGACTGTCCTCATCTTCATCTACAAACAACCGACATCCGGAAAGAAACTTGCGTTTTCG GTTCCACTGGTACCGTTCCTACCCGCGCTCAGTattctcataaatatttacttgatGCTGATGTTGGACAAGATGACGTGGGTGCGATTCTCAATATGGATGACGATAG GACTCGGCATATATTTCTGCTACGGTGTCCGACACAGTAAAAtgaagaaacagaaatgtCAAAAGCCGACTGAAAACGTTGTCAGTGAAGACACATGGAACACCGCAGACGTTCCCAGACTCACATAA
- the LOC144474928 gene encoding cationic amino acid transporter 3 isoform X3, whose amino-acid sequence MTLNKYCFLLIVACCLSIGHALECYVCTDQEGNREKCLKSTKTCEQGQDACLTEIKWGSTPYWSQGAKKQFYVSKRCSTKKECERIKQSNMDDCTYIWYQDWKCSDCCQGDKCNYYVVSYNMRSWKIVDLLKAFGRKKDATPQQDTKLAKCLTTLDLTALGIGSTLGVGVYVLAGSVSKTTAGPAVVISFAIAAIASMFAGLCYAEFGARVPRAGSAYVYSYVTVGEFTAFLIGWTLILEYVIGSASVVRGLSTYVDALFNNTMRNAFESAAPIDVSHLSSYPDFFAFGVTLIFSAALAFGAKESSVANNFFTFVNLLVVLFVIIAGSFKADIGNWKTKPPCTEDSCDYGTGGFAPYGIAGIITGAATCFYGFIGFDCVATTGEEAKEPQKSIPIAIVVSLTVVFLAYFGVATVLTTVLPYYKQNPDAPFPYLFDQIGWSWAKWIVSIGAICGLCASLIGAMFPLPRVIYAMASDGLIFGWMGKVSSRFQTPLMGTLSAGLLTGVLAAIFELTQLVNMMSIGTLLAYSIVATCVLILRYEESEEYEKRGDRDPRTVAFIAKQLINVNGLKHSTKLTSQIVTCLVVCYIILCVCTGVIVSLYGGDIANGKATIITPLAILVIALLTVLIFIYKQPTSGKKLAFSVPLVPFLPALSILINIYLMLMLDKMTWVRFSIWMTIGLGIYFCYGVRHSKMKKQKCQKPTENVVSEDTWNTADVPRLT is encoded by the exons ATGACactaaacaaatattgttttctgcTGATTGTCGCGTGCTGCTTGTCTATAG GCCACGCCCTGGAGTGTTATGTGTGTACCGATCAAGAGGGTaacagagaaaaatgtttgaaaagtACAAAAACTTGCGAGCAAGGCCAGGACGCTTGTTTAACCGAAATCAAATGGGGAA gCACACCGTATTGGTCTCAGGGAGccaagaaacaattttatgtgTCCAAGAGATGTTCCACCAAAAAGGAGTGCGAGAGAATAAAACAGAGCAATATGGATGATTGCACGTACATTTGGTATCAGGATTGGAAATGTTCAGATTGCTGTCAAGGAGacaaatgcaattattatgtCGTT TCGTACAACATGAGGTCGTGGAAAATTGTAGACCTTCTGAAAGCCTTCGGACGGAAGAAGGACGCAACGCCTCAACAGGACACCAAACTAGCGAAGTGTCTGACCACATTGGACTTGACGGCTCTAGGAATCGGTTCAACTCTCGGCGTGGGCGTTTATGTTCTTGCTGGATCGGTTTCGAAGACAACCGCTGGACCTGCCGTGGTAATCTCTTTCGCCATCGCAGCGATCGCTTCCATGTTCGCAG GATTGTGTTACGCTGAATTCGGGGCTCGAGTTCCGCGAGCTGGATCGGCGTACGTGTATAGCTACGTGACCGTAGGAGAGTTTACGGCTTTCCTGATCGGTTGGACACTGATCCTCGAATATGTGATCGGTTCTGCAAGCGTGGTGCGCGGCTTGAGCACCTACGTGGACGCGTTGTTCAACAACACGATGAGGAACGCGTTCGAATCAGCAGCGCCCATCGACGTCAGTCACCTGTCCTCTTATCCAGACTTCTTCGCATTCGGGGTGACACTAATCTTTTCTG CTGCGCTAGCTTTCGGGGCGAAGGAGTCATCTGTGGCAAATAACTTCTTCACCTTCGTGAACCTGCTGGTGGTTTTGTTCGTGATCATCGCTGGGTCATTTAAAG CTGACATAGGCAATTGGAAAACGAAGCCTCCATGCACGGAAGACAGCTGCGATTACGGTACCGGAGGATTCGCGCCTTATGGCATCGCCGGCATAATAACAGGAGCTGCAACATGCTTCTACGGATTCATCGGTTTCGATTGCGTGGCCACTACTGGCGAAGAGGCGAAGGAGCCACAAAAGTCCATTCCGATAGCGATCGTGGTTTCATTGACCGTCGTGTTCTTGGCGTACTTTGGGGTCGCCACGGTCCTCACCACAGTTTTACCGTACTACAAACAGAACCCGGACGCGCCGTTCCCATATCTCTTCGATCAAATCGGCTGGAGCTGGGCGAAATGGATCGTTTCGATCGGTGCCATCTGTGGCCTATGTGCCAG TTTGATAGGTGCCATGTTCCCGCTACCTCGAGTTATCTACGCCATGGCTTCAGACGGTTTGATATTCGGGTGGATGGGCAAGGTAAGCTCGCGGTTTCAGACGCCACTTATGGGCACCCTCTCTGCGGGACTTCTCACAG GTGTATTGGCCGCAATATTCGAACTGACGCAACTGGTCAACATGATGAGCATCGGAACGCTACTCGCCTACTCAATCGTTGCAACTTGCGTGTTAATACTCCG GTATGAAGAAAGCGAAGAATATGAAAAGAGAGGAGATCGTGATCCGAGGACTGTAGCGTTCATCGCCAAGCAACTAATTAACGTTAATGGATTGAAACACTCAACAAAACTGACGTCGCAGATCGTCACGTGCCTAGTCGTTTGCTACA TTATATTGTGTGTCTGCACCGGAGTTATAGTTTCGCTGTATGGTGGAGATATAGCGAATGGAAAAGCCACGATCATTACGCCCCTAGCGATTTTAGTGATCGCTTTGCTGACTGTCCTCATCTTCATCTACAAACAACCGACATCCGGAAAGAAACTTGCGTTTTCG GTTCCACTGGTACCGTTCCTACCCGCGCTCAGTattctcataaatatttacttgatGCTGATGTTGGACAAGATGACGTGGGTGCGATTCTCAATATGGATGACGATAG GACTCGGCATATATTTCTGCTACGGTGTCCGACACAGTAAAAtgaagaaacagaaatgtCAAAAGCCGACTGAAAACGTTGTCAGTGAAGACACATGGAACACCGCAGACGTTCCCAGACTCACATAA
- the LOC144474928 gene encoding cationic amino acid transporter 2 isoform X1, with translation MNTPMSCTLYKSYNMRSWKIVDLLKAFGRKKDATPQQDTKLAKCLTTLDLTALGIGSTLGVGVYVLAGSVSKTTAGPAVVISFAIAAIASMFAGLCYAEFGARVPRAGSAYVYSYVTVGEFTAFLIGWTLILEYVIGSASVVRGLSTYVDALFNNTMRNAFESAAPIDVSHLSSYPDFFAFGVTLIFSAALAFGAKESSVANNFFTFVNLLVVLFVIIAGSFKADIGNWKTKPPCTEDSCDYGTGGFAPYGIAGIITGAATCFYGFIGFDCVATTGEEAKEPQKSIPIAIVVSLTVVFLAYFGVATVLTTVLPYYKQNPDAPFPYLFDQIGWSWAKWIVSIGAICGLCASLIGAMFPLPRVIYAMASDGLIFGWMGKVSSRFQTPLMGTLSAGLLTGVLAAIFELTQLVNMMSIGTLLAYSIVATCVLILRYEESEEYEKRGDRDPRTVAFIAKQLINVNGLKHSTKLTSQIVTCLVVCYIILCVCTGVIVSLYGGDIANGKATIITPLAILVIALLTVLIFIYKQPTSGKKLAFSVPLVPFLPALSILINIYLMLMLDKMTWVRFSIWMTIGLGIYFCYGVRHSKMKKQKCQKPTENVVSEDTWNTADVPRLT, from the exons ATGAATACACCGATGAGTTGCACCCTGTACAAA TCGTACAACATGAGGTCGTGGAAAATTGTAGACCTTCTGAAAGCCTTCGGACGGAAGAAGGACGCAACGCCTCAACAGGACACCAAACTAGCGAAGTGTCTGACCACATTGGACTTGACGGCTCTAGGAATCGGTTCAACTCTCGGCGTGGGCGTTTATGTTCTTGCTGGATCGGTTTCGAAGACAACCGCTGGACCTGCCGTGGTAATCTCTTTCGCCATCGCAGCGATCGCTTCCATGTTCGCAG GATTGTGTTACGCTGAATTCGGGGCTCGAGTTCCGCGAGCTGGATCGGCGTACGTGTATAGCTACGTGACCGTAGGAGAGTTTACGGCTTTCCTGATCGGTTGGACACTGATCCTCGAATATGTGATCGGTTCTGCAAGCGTGGTGCGCGGCTTGAGCACCTACGTGGACGCGTTGTTCAACAACACGATGAGGAACGCGTTCGAATCAGCAGCGCCCATCGACGTCAGTCACCTGTCCTCTTATCCAGACTTCTTCGCATTCGGGGTGACACTAATCTTTTCTG CTGCGCTAGCTTTCGGGGCGAAGGAGTCATCTGTGGCAAATAACTTCTTCACCTTCGTGAACCTGCTGGTGGTTTTGTTCGTGATCATCGCTGGGTCATTTAAAG CTGACATAGGCAATTGGAAAACGAAGCCTCCATGCACGGAAGACAGCTGCGATTACGGTACCGGAGGATTCGCGCCTTATGGCATCGCCGGCATAATAACAGGAGCTGCAACATGCTTCTACGGATTCATCGGTTTCGATTGCGTGGCCACTACTGGCGAAGAGGCGAAGGAGCCACAAAAGTCCATTCCGATAGCGATCGTGGTTTCATTGACCGTCGTGTTCTTGGCGTACTTTGGGGTCGCCACGGTCCTCACCACAGTTTTACCGTACTACAAACAGAACCCGGACGCGCCGTTCCCATATCTCTTCGATCAAATCGGCTGGAGCTGGGCGAAATGGATCGTTTCGATCGGTGCCATCTGTGGCCTATGTGCCAG TTTGATAGGTGCCATGTTCCCGCTACCTCGAGTTATCTACGCCATGGCTTCAGACGGTTTGATATTCGGGTGGATGGGCAAGGTAAGCTCGCGGTTTCAGACGCCACTTATGGGCACCCTCTCTGCGGGACTTCTCACAG GTGTATTGGCCGCAATATTCGAACTGACGCAACTGGTCAACATGATGAGCATCGGAACGCTACTCGCCTACTCAATCGTTGCAACTTGCGTGTTAATACTCCG GTATGAAGAAAGCGAAGAATATGAAAAGAGAGGAGATCGTGATCCGAGGACTGTAGCGTTCATCGCCAAGCAACTAATTAACGTTAATGGATTGAAACACTCAACAAAACTGACGTCGCAGATCGTCACGTGCCTAGTCGTTTGCTACA TTATATTGTGTGTCTGCACCGGAGTTATAGTTTCGCTGTATGGTGGAGATATAGCGAATGGAAAAGCCACGATCATTACGCCCCTAGCGATTTTAGTGATCGCTTTGCTGACTGTCCTCATCTTCATCTACAAACAACCGACATCCGGAAAGAAACTTGCGTTTTCG GTTCCACTGGTACCGTTCCTACCCGCGCTCAGTattctcataaatatttacttgatGCTGATGTTGGACAAGATGACGTGGGTGCGATTCTCAATATGGATGACGATAG GACTCGGCATATATTTCTGCTACGGTGTCCGACACAGTAAAAtgaagaaacagaaatgtCAAAAGCCGACTGAAAACGTTGTCAGTGAAGACACATGGAACACCGCAGACGTTCCCAGACTCACATAA